The proteins below are encoded in one region of Populus alba chromosome 2, ASM523922v2, whole genome shotgun sequence:
- the LOC118035757 gene encoding ethylene-responsive transcription factor RAP2-1: MEGECYASPSASSSTPTTSIGKRKHGRQQNQEKPYRGIRMRKWGKWVAEIREPNKRSRIWLGSYSTPIAAARAYDTAVFYLRGPSVRLNFPDLIHQEDGLCDVSAASIRKKATEVGAKVDALQTALHASPGDNSPPNRLLLSEKPDLNEYPENSDEE; this comes from the coding sequence atggaaGGAGAGTGTTATGCATCACCAAGTGCTTCAAGTTCAACTCCAACAACAAGCATAGGGAAGCGTAAGCATGGTAGGCAACAAAACCAGGAGAAGCCATACAGAGGGATAAGGATGAGGAAGTGGGGTAAGTGGGTAGCTGAAATTAGAGAGCCAAACAAGAGGTCTAGGATTTGGCTTGGGTCCTACTCAACACCAATTGCTGCAGCTCGTGCATACGACACAGCCGTTTTCTATCTCCGAGGGCCTTCTGTCAGGCTTAATTTCCCTGATTTGATACACCAAGAAGATGGGTTGTGTGATGTTTCTGCTGCTTCTATACGCAAGAAAGCCACTGAAGTCGGGGCTAAAGTGGATGCCTTACAAACAGCTCTCCATGCATCACCGGGAGACAACTCGCCACCAAATCGACTGTTACTTTCAGAGAAACCTGATTTGAACGAGTACCCAGAGAATTCTGATGAAGAGTGA